From Ictidomys tridecemlineatus isolate mIctTri1 chromosome 2, mIctTri1.hap1, whole genome shotgun sequence, the proteins below share one genomic window:
- the Map2k7 gene encoding dual specificity mitogen-activated protein kinase kinase 7 isoform X1, with protein MAASSLEQKLSRLEAKLKQENREARRRIDLNLDISPQRPRPTLQLPLANDGGSRSPSSESSPQHPTPPARPRHMLGLPSTLFTPRSMESIEIDQKLQEIMKQTGYLTIGGQVPPLLSIWVEEGRGWRRVGYGWARGWRWEDKPWGPSSLVPSPTCQRYQAEINDLENLGEMGSGTCGQVWKMRFRKTGHIIAVKQMRRSGNKEENKRILMDLDVVLKSHDCPYIVQCFGTFITNTDVFIAMELMGTCAEKLKKRMQGPIPERILGKMTVAIVKALFYLKEKHGVIHRDVKPSNILLDERGQIKLCDFGISGRLVDSKAKTRSAGCAAYMAPERIDPPDPTKPDYDIRADVWSLGISLVELATGQFPYKNCKTDFEVLTKVLQEEPPLLPGHMGFSGDFQSFVKDCLTKDHRKRPKYNKLLEHNFIKRYETIEVDVASWFKDVMAKTESPRTSGVLSQHHLPFFR; from the exons CCCTGCAGCTCCCGCTGGCCAACGATGGGGGCAGCCGCTCACCGTCCTCAGAGAGCTCCCCGCAGCACCCCACGCCCCCTGCCCGACCCCGCCACATGCTGGGGCTCCCGTCAACCTTGTTCACACCACGCAGCATGGAGAG CATCGAGATTGACCAGAAGCTGCAGGAGATCATGAAGCAGACGGGCTACCTGACCATTGGGGGCCAGGTACCTCCCTTGCTCAGCATCTgggtggaggagggcagggggtggaggagggtAGGATACGGCTGGGCCAGGGGATGGAGGTGGGAGGACAAACCCTGGGGACCCTCCAGCCTTGTTCCCTCTCCCACCTGCCAGCGCTATCAGGCAGAGATCAATGACCTAGAGAACCTGGGCGAGATGGGCAGTGGCACCTGCGGCCAGGTGTGGAAGATGCGTTTCCGGAAGACAGGCCACATTATTGCTGTCAAG CAAATGCGACGATCAGGAAACAAGGAAGAGAACAAGCGCATCCTTATGGACCTGGACGTGGTGCTCAAGAGCCACGACTGCCCCTACATTGTGCAGTGCTTCGGCACCTTCATCACCAAT ACAGATGTCTTCATCGCCATGGAGCTTATGGGCACATGTGCTGAGAAGCTTAAGAAACGGATGCAGGGCCCCATACCTGAGCGGATCCTGGGCAAGATGACAGTGGCG ATCGTAAAGGCACTGTTCTACCTGAAGGAGAAGCATGGTGTGATCCACCGCGATGTCAAGCCCTCAAACATCCTGCTGGATGAGCGGGGCCAGATTAAGCTCTGTGACTTCGGCATCAGCGGCCGCCTGGTGGATTCCAAGGCCAAAACACGGAGTGCCGGCTGTGCTGCCTACATGGCG CCTGAGCGCATTGACCCCCCGGACCCCACCAAGCCTGACTATGACATCCGAGCAGATGTGTGGAGCCTGGGCATCTCATTG GTGGAGCTGGCAACCGGACAGTTCCCCTACAAGAATTGCAAGACGGACTTTGAGGTCCTCACCAAAGTCCTACAGGAAGAGCCCCCACTCCTGCCGGGTCACATGGGCTTCTCGGGGGACTTTCAGTCCTTCGTCAAAGACTG cctTACTAAAGATCACAGGAAGAGACCAAAGTATAATAAGCTACTT GAACACAACTTCATCAAGCGCTATGAGACTATCGAGGTAGATGTGGCATCCTGGTTCAAGGATGTCATGGCGAAGACAGAGTCACCGCGGACTAGTGGAGTCCTGAGCCAACACCACCTGCCCTTCTTCAGGTAG
- the Map2k7 gene encoding dual specificity mitogen-activated protein kinase kinase 7 isoform X3, producing the protein MAASSLEQKLSRLEAKLKQENREARRRIDLNLDISPQRPRPTLQLPLANDGGSRSPSSESSPQHPTPPARPRHMLGLPSTLFTPRSMESIEIDQKLQEIMKQTGYLTIGGQRYQAEINDLENLGEMGSGTCGQVWKMRFRKTGHIIAVKQMRRSGNKEENKRILMDLDVVLKSHDCPYIVQCFGTFITNTDVFIAMELMGTCAEKLKKRMQGPIPERILGKMTVAIVKALFYLKEKHGVIHRDVKPSNILLDERGQIKLCDFGISGRLVDSKAKTRSAGCAAYMAPERIDPPDPTKPDYDIRADVWSLGISLVELATGQFPYKNCKTDFEVLTKVLQEEPPLLPGHMGFSGDFQSFVKDCLTKDHRKRPKYNKLLEHNFIKRYETIEVDVASWFKDVMAKTESPRTSGVLSQHHLPFFR; encoded by the exons CCCTGCAGCTCCCGCTGGCCAACGATGGGGGCAGCCGCTCACCGTCCTCAGAGAGCTCCCCGCAGCACCCCACGCCCCCTGCCCGACCCCGCCACATGCTGGGGCTCCCGTCAACCTTGTTCACACCACGCAGCATGGAGAG CATCGAGATTGACCAGAAGCTGCAGGAGATCATGAAGCAGACGGGCTACCTGACCATTGGGGGCCAG CGCTATCAGGCAGAGATCAATGACCTAGAGAACCTGGGCGAGATGGGCAGTGGCACCTGCGGCCAGGTGTGGAAGATGCGTTTCCGGAAGACAGGCCACATTATTGCTGTCAAG CAAATGCGACGATCAGGAAACAAGGAAGAGAACAAGCGCATCCTTATGGACCTGGACGTGGTGCTCAAGAGCCACGACTGCCCCTACATTGTGCAGTGCTTCGGCACCTTCATCACCAAT ACAGATGTCTTCATCGCCATGGAGCTTATGGGCACATGTGCTGAGAAGCTTAAGAAACGGATGCAGGGCCCCATACCTGAGCGGATCCTGGGCAAGATGACAGTGGCG ATCGTAAAGGCACTGTTCTACCTGAAGGAGAAGCATGGTGTGATCCACCGCGATGTCAAGCCCTCAAACATCCTGCTGGATGAGCGGGGCCAGATTAAGCTCTGTGACTTCGGCATCAGCGGCCGCCTGGTGGATTCCAAGGCCAAAACACGGAGTGCCGGCTGTGCTGCCTACATGGCG CCTGAGCGCATTGACCCCCCGGACCCCACCAAGCCTGACTATGACATCCGAGCAGATGTGTGGAGCCTGGGCATCTCATTG GTGGAGCTGGCAACCGGACAGTTCCCCTACAAGAATTGCAAGACGGACTTTGAGGTCCTCACCAAAGTCCTACAGGAAGAGCCCCCACTCCTGCCGGGTCACATGGGCTTCTCGGGGGACTTTCAGTCCTTCGTCAAAGACTG cctTACTAAAGATCACAGGAAGAGACCAAAGTATAATAAGCTACTT GAACACAACTTCATCAAGCGCTATGAGACTATCGAGGTAGATGTGGCATCCTGGTTCAAGGATGTCATGGCGAAGACAGAGTCACCGCGGACTAGTGGAGTCCTGAGCCAACACCACCTGCCCTTCTTCAGGTAG
- the Tgfbr3l gene encoding transforming growth factor-beta receptor type 3-like protein isoform X3, translating to MLGTRLLLLALLPGTSPLPSGPIAPPFPGGPGPWLRRPLFSLELSDAEDAFPRRAGPLEVPADSRVFVQVRTLVAPRAGGYRREPGDPDGTSVPQAALARPSPRWGLSLHRCSVTPSSRPASGPALVLISGGCPADASVAFPPPSHPDATRPARFSFRLRPVFNASVQFLHCQLSRCRRLQGVRRTREALTSPPKLRCLPQDEACAGVGSASGESLGADSPHLHTLTQPIVVTVPRPPPRPHKSLPGRAVLPQPPAPAPGALEPAPVVALVLAAFVLGAALAAGLGLVCAHSAPPLPSQPTRASPSGPQPRRPQ from the exons ATGCTGGGCACCAGACTCCTGCTGCTGGCTCTGCTCCCAGGGACCTCCCCCTTGCCCAGTGGGCCGATTG CGCCCCCGTTCCCCGGGGGACCTGGCCCCTGGCTGCGCAGGCCCCTTTTCAGTCTGGAGCTGTCTGACGCCGAGGACGCCTTCCCGCGCCGCGCGGGGCCGCTCGAGGTCCCGGCAGATAGCCGCGTGTTCGTGCAGGTGCGGACCCTGGTAGCACCCAGGGCAGGTGGGTACAGGCGGGAACCGGGCGACCCTGATGGCACCTCTGTCCCTCAGGCGGCCCTGGCCCGACCCTCCCCGCGCTGGGGCCTGTCCCTGCACCGCTGCTCAGTAACGCCGTCCTCACGTCCGGCCTCCGGGCCTGCTCTGGTGCTGATAAGCGGGGGCTGCCCTGCTGACGCCTCGGTAGCCTTCCCGCCACCGTCGCACCCCGATGCGACCCGCCCCGCACGCTTCAGCTTCCGGCTGCGCCCAGTGTTCAACGCCTCGGTGCAGTTCTTGCATTGCCAGCTGAGCCGCTGCCGCCGCCTCCAGGGAGTCCGCCGGACGCGGGAGGCTCTGACCTCGCCGCCGAAACTGCGG TGTCTGCCCCAGGATGAGGCGTGCGCGGGCGTTGGCAGCGCCAGCGGCGAGAGCCTGGGCGCCGACAGCCCCCACCTGCACACGCTGACGCAACCTATCGTGGTCACAGTGCCGCGGCCGCCCCCCA GGCCGCACAAGAGCCTCCCGGGCAGGGCCGTGCTCCCCCAGCCGCCCGCGCCGGCCCCGGGGGCCCTGGAGCCCGCGCCGGTGGTGGCGCTGGTGTTGGCGGCCTTCGTGCTGGGCGCCGCCCTGGCCGCCGGGCTGGGCCTCGTCTGCGCACACTCAG CGCCTCCACTCCCAAGCCAGCCAACTAGAGCTTCGCCCAGTGGCCCTCAGCCCCGGAGGCCCCAGTGA
- the Tgfbr3l gene encoding transforming growth factor-beta receptor type 3-like protein isoform X1 → MLGTRLLLLALLPGTSPLPSGPIAPPFPGGPGPWLRRPLFSLELSDAEDAFPRRAGPLEVPADSRVFVQVRTLVAPRAGGYRREPGDPDGTSVPQAALARPSPRWGLSLHRCSVTPSSRPASGPALVLISGGCPADASVAFPPPSHPDATRPARFSFRLRPVFNASVQFLHCQLSRCRRLQGVRRTREALTSPPKLRCLPQDEACAGVGSASGESLGADSPHLHTLTQPIVVTVPRPPPRPHKSLPGRAVLPQPPAPAPGALEPAPVVALVLAAFVLGAALAAGLGLVCAHSGTPSLFPTSSPGRPQASRSASARPQAPPRGRSSPGSGASSSSASTPKPAN, encoded by the exons ATGCTGGGCACCAGACTCCTGCTGCTGGCTCTGCTCCCAGGGACCTCCCCCTTGCCCAGTGGGCCGATTG CGCCCCCGTTCCCCGGGGGACCTGGCCCCTGGCTGCGCAGGCCCCTTTTCAGTCTGGAGCTGTCTGACGCCGAGGACGCCTTCCCGCGCCGCGCGGGGCCGCTCGAGGTCCCGGCAGATAGCCGCGTGTTCGTGCAGGTGCGGACCCTGGTAGCACCCAGGGCAGGTGGGTACAGGCGGGAACCGGGCGACCCTGATGGCACCTCTGTCCCTCAGGCGGCCCTGGCCCGACCCTCCCCGCGCTGGGGCCTGTCCCTGCACCGCTGCTCAGTAACGCCGTCCTCACGTCCGGCCTCCGGGCCTGCTCTGGTGCTGATAAGCGGGGGCTGCCCTGCTGACGCCTCGGTAGCCTTCCCGCCACCGTCGCACCCCGATGCGACCCGCCCCGCACGCTTCAGCTTCCGGCTGCGCCCAGTGTTCAACGCCTCGGTGCAGTTCTTGCATTGCCAGCTGAGCCGCTGCCGCCGCCTCCAGGGAGTCCGCCGGACGCGGGAGGCTCTGACCTCGCCGCCGAAACTGCGG TGTCTGCCCCAGGATGAGGCGTGCGCGGGCGTTGGCAGCGCCAGCGGCGAGAGCCTGGGCGCCGACAGCCCCCACCTGCACACGCTGACGCAACCTATCGTGGTCACAGTGCCGCGGCCGCCCCCCA GGCCGCACAAGAGCCTCCCGGGCAGGGCCGTGCTCCCCCAGCCGCCCGCGCCGGCCCCGGGGGCCCTGGAGCCCGCGCCGGTGGTGGCGCTGGTGTTGGCGGCCTTCGTGCTGGGCGCCGCCCTGGCCGCCGGGCTGGGCCTCGTCTGCGCACACTCAGGTACTCCCAGCCTATTCCCCACGTCCAGCCCTGGGAGGCCTCAGGCTTCTAGATCTGCCTCCGCTAGGCCCCAAGCTCCCCCCAGGGGGCGCTCTTCCCCTGGCTCAGGAGCCTCTTCTTCCAGCGCCTCCACTCCCAAGCCAGCCAACTAG
- the Tgfbr3l gene encoding transforming growth factor-beta receptor type 3-like protein isoform X4: protein MLGTRLLLLALLPGTSPLPSGPIAPPFPGGPGPWLRRPLFSLELSDAEDAFPRRAGPLEVPADSRVFVQAALARPSPRWGLSLHRCSVTPSSRPASGPALVLISGGCPADASVAFPPPSHPDATRPARFSFRLRPVFNASVQFLHCQLSRCRRLQGVRRTREALTSPPKLRCLPQDEACAGVGSASGESLGADSPHLHTLTQPIVVTVPRPPPRPHKSLPGRAVLPQPPAPAPGALEPAPVVALVLAAFVLGAALAAGLGLVCAHSAPPLPSQPTRASPSGPQPRRPQ from the exons ATGCTGGGCACCAGACTCCTGCTGCTGGCTCTGCTCCCAGGGACCTCCCCCTTGCCCAGTGGGCCGATTG CGCCCCCGTTCCCCGGGGGACCTGGCCCCTGGCTGCGCAGGCCCCTTTTCAGTCTGGAGCTGTCTGACGCCGAGGACGCCTTCCCGCGCCGCGCGGGGCCGCTCGAGGTCCCGGCAGATAGCCGCGTGTTCGTGCAG GCGGCCCTGGCCCGACCCTCCCCGCGCTGGGGCCTGTCCCTGCACCGCTGCTCAGTAACGCCGTCCTCACGTCCGGCCTCCGGGCCTGCTCTGGTGCTGATAAGCGGGGGCTGCCCTGCTGACGCCTCGGTAGCCTTCCCGCCACCGTCGCACCCCGATGCGACCCGCCCCGCACGCTTCAGCTTCCGGCTGCGCCCAGTGTTCAACGCCTCGGTGCAGTTCTTGCATTGCCAGCTGAGCCGCTGCCGCCGCCTCCAGGGAGTCCGCCGGACGCGGGAGGCTCTGACCTCGCCGCCGAAACTGCGG TGTCTGCCCCAGGATGAGGCGTGCGCGGGCGTTGGCAGCGCCAGCGGCGAGAGCCTGGGCGCCGACAGCCCCCACCTGCACACGCTGACGCAACCTATCGTGGTCACAGTGCCGCGGCCGCCCCCCA GGCCGCACAAGAGCCTCCCGGGCAGGGCCGTGCTCCCCCAGCCGCCCGCGCCGGCCCCGGGGGCCCTGGAGCCCGCGCCGGTGGTGGCGCTGGTGTTGGCGGCCTTCGTGCTGGGCGCCGCCCTGGCCGCCGGGCTGGGCCTCGTCTGCGCACACTCAG CGCCTCCACTCCCAAGCCAGCCAACTAGAGCTTCGCCCAGTGGCCCTCAGCCCCGGAGGCCCCAGTGA
- the Tgfbr3l gene encoding transforming growth factor-beta receptor type 3-like protein isoform X2 translates to MLGTRLLLLALLPGTSPLPSGPIAPPFPGGPGPWLRRPLFSLELSDAEDAFPRRAGPLEVPADSRVFVQAALARPSPRWGLSLHRCSVTPSSRPASGPALVLISGGCPADASVAFPPPSHPDATRPARFSFRLRPVFNASVQFLHCQLSRCRRLQGVRRTREALTSPPKLRCLPQDEACAGVGSASGESLGADSPHLHTLTQPIVVTVPRPPPRPHKSLPGRAVLPQPPAPAPGALEPAPVVALVLAAFVLGAALAAGLGLVCAHSGTPSLFPTSSPGRPQASRSASARPQAPPRGRSSPGSGASSSSASTPKPAN, encoded by the exons ATGCTGGGCACCAGACTCCTGCTGCTGGCTCTGCTCCCAGGGACCTCCCCCTTGCCCAGTGGGCCGATTG CGCCCCCGTTCCCCGGGGGACCTGGCCCCTGGCTGCGCAGGCCCCTTTTCAGTCTGGAGCTGTCTGACGCCGAGGACGCCTTCCCGCGCCGCGCGGGGCCGCTCGAGGTCCCGGCAGATAGCCGCGTGTTCGTGCAG GCGGCCCTGGCCCGACCCTCCCCGCGCTGGGGCCTGTCCCTGCACCGCTGCTCAGTAACGCCGTCCTCACGTCCGGCCTCCGGGCCTGCTCTGGTGCTGATAAGCGGGGGCTGCCCTGCTGACGCCTCGGTAGCCTTCCCGCCACCGTCGCACCCCGATGCGACCCGCCCCGCACGCTTCAGCTTCCGGCTGCGCCCAGTGTTCAACGCCTCGGTGCAGTTCTTGCATTGCCAGCTGAGCCGCTGCCGCCGCCTCCAGGGAGTCCGCCGGACGCGGGAGGCTCTGACCTCGCCGCCGAAACTGCGG TGTCTGCCCCAGGATGAGGCGTGCGCGGGCGTTGGCAGCGCCAGCGGCGAGAGCCTGGGCGCCGACAGCCCCCACCTGCACACGCTGACGCAACCTATCGTGGTCACAGTGCCGCGGCCGCCCCCCA GGCCGCACAAGAGCCTCCCGGGCAGGGCCGTGCTCCCCCAGCCGCCCGCGCCGGCCCCGGGGGCCCTGGAGCCCGCGCCGGTGGTGGCGCTGGTGTTGGCGGCCTTCGTGCTGGGCGCCGCCCTGGCCGCCGGGCTGGGCCTCGTCTGCGCACACTCAGGTACTCCCAGCCTATTCCCCACGTCCAGCCCTGGGAGGCCTCAGGCTTCTAGATCTGCCTCCGCTAGGCCCCAAGCTCCCCCCAGGGGGCGCTCTTCCCCTGGCTCAGGAGCCTCTTCTTCCAGCGCCTCCACTCCCAAGCCAGCCAACTAG
- the Snapc2 gene encoding snRNA-activating protein complex subunit 2 isoform X1 has product MKPPQRRRAAPARYLGEVTGPAAWSPREKRKLLRLLQARRDQPEPDSAELAQELRGRSEAEIQAFLQQLKDRVVREAIQRVHPGGPKRREAEPPAPIEVWMDLVEKITGPLEEALTAAFSQVLTIAATEPVSLLHSKPPKPTQARGKSLILNITGGQGDTTPEAPGPASETPAKSPNGPAVKGDITMDFEKIYKYLSCCSRGGHVPELSAAESAVVLDLLLSLPEELPRLPCTALIEHMTKTYAHLMAPQPSPSGRSPGPGAEDGSACSQGPEEPSQTSSHAPEQATPGEPRSAWQAAGICPLNPFLVPLELLGQAATPTR; this is encoded by the exons ATGAAGCCACCGCAGCGGCGGCGAGCGGCCCCGGCACGCTATCTGGGAGAGGTGACCGGCCCCGCGGCCTGGAGCCCCCGCGAGAAGCGGAAGCTCCTACGACTACTGCAGGCGCGGCGGGACCAACCAGAGCCAGACTCGGCCGAGCTGGCCCAGGAGCTGCGGGGCCGGAGCGAGGCTGAA ATCCAGGCCTTCCTCCAGCAGCTGAAAGACCGAGTGGTCCGGGAGGCCATTCAGAGGGTGCATCCAGGTGGCCCAAAACGCAGAGAGGCGGAGCCCCCAGCCCCCATAGAG GTATGGATGGATTTAGTTGAGAAGATAACAGGCCCACTGGAGGAAGCCCTGACAGCAGCTTTCTCCCAG GTGCTCACCATCGCAGCCACAGAACCTGTCAGTCTCCTGCATTCCAAGCCCCCCAAGCCCACACAAGCCCGTGGAAAGTCACTGATCCTGAACATCACTGGAGGGCAGGGGGACACCACCCCAGAGGCCCCTGGTCCCGCCTCTGAGACGCCTGCCAAATCCCCAAATGGCCCTGCTGTTAAGGGAGACATCACCATGGACTTTGAGAAGATTTACAAGTACCTGTCCTGCTGCTCCCGGGGTGGTCATGTCCCAGAGCTCTCAGCAGCTG AGTCAGCTGTGGTCCTTGACCTGCTCTTGTCGCTTCCTGAGGAGCTGCCCCGCCTGCCCTGCACAGCTTTGATTGAGCATATGACTAAGACATATGCTCACCTGATGGCCCCACAGCCCAGTCCCTCTGGTAGAAGCCCTGgacctggggctgaggatggaagtGCTTGCTCCCAGGGGCCAGAGGAGCCCAGCCAGACCAGCTCCCATGCCCCTGAGCAAGCCACACCAGGGGAACCGAGATCAGCCTGGCAAGCAGCTGGGATCTGCCCCTTGAACCCATTCCTGGTGCCCCTGGAGCTCCTAGGCCAGGCAGCCACCCCTACAAGGTGA
- the Snapc2 gene encoding snRNA-activating protein complex subunit 2 isoform X2, with the protein MGWSGHEEIQAFLQQLKDRVVREAIQRVHPGGPKRREAEPPAPIEVWMDLVEKITGPLEEALTAAFSQVLTIAATEPVSLLHSKPPKPTQARGKSLILNITGGQGDTTPEAPGPASETPAKSPNGPAVKGDITMDFEKIYKYLSCCSRGGHVPELSAAESAVVLDLLLSLPEELPRLPCTALIEHMTKTYAHLMAPQPSPSGRSPGPGAEDGSACSQGPEEPSQTSSHAPEQATPGEPRSAWQAAGICPLNPFLVPLELLGQAATPTR; encoded by the exons ATGGGGTGGAGTGGACATGAAGAG ATCCAGGCCTTCCTCCAGCAGCTGAAAGACCGAGTGGTCCGGGAGGCCATTCAGAGGGTGCATCCAGGTGGCCCAAAACGCAGAGAGGCGGAGCCCCCAGCCCCCATAGAG GTATGGATGGATTTAGTTGAGAAGATAACAGGCCCACTGGAGGAAGCCCTGACAGCAGCTTTCTCCCAG GTGCTCACCATCGCAGCCACAGAACCTGTCAGTCTCCTGCATTCCAAGCCCCCCAAGCCCACACAAGCCCGTGGAAAGTCACTGATCCTGAACATCACTGGAGGGCAGGGGGACACCACCCCAGAGGCCCCTGGTCCCGCCTCTGAGACGCCTGCCAAATCCCCAAATGGCCCTGCTGTTAAGGGAGACATCACCATGGACTTTGAGAAGATTTACAAGTACCTGTCCTGCTGCTCCCGGGGTGGTCATGTCCCAGAGCTCTCAGCAGCTG AGTCAGCTGTGGTCCTTGACCTGCTCTTGTCGCTTCCTGAGGAGCTGCCCCGCCTGCCCTGCACAGCTTTGATTGAGCATATGACTAAGACATATGCTCACCTGATGGCCCCACAGCCCAGTCCCTCTGGTAGAAGCCCTGgacctggggctgaggatggaagtGCTTGCTCCCAGGGGCCAGAGGAGCCCAGCCAGACCAGCTCCCATGCCCCTGAGCAAGCCACACCAGGGGAACCGAGATCAGCCTGGCAAGCAGCTGGGATCTGCCCCTTGAACCCATTCCTGGTGCCCCTGGAGCTCCTAGGCCAGGCAGCCACCCCTACAAGGTGA
- the Ctxn1 gene encoding cortexin-1 translates to MSATWTLSPEPLPPSTGPPVGAGLDAEQRTVFAFVLCLLVVLVLLMVRCVRILLDPYSRMPASSWTDHKEALERGQFDYALV, encoded by the coding sequence ATGAGCGCGACGTGGACTTTGTCACCGGAGCCACTGCCGCCATCGACAGGACCCCCAGTGGGTGCGGGCCTGGACGCAGAGCAGCGCACCGTGTTCGCCTTCGTGCTCTGCCTGCTCGTGGTGCTGGTGCTGCTGATGGTGCGCTGCGTGCGCATCTTGCTCGACCCCTACAGCCGCATGCCCGCCTCGTCCTGGACCGACCACAAGGAGGCGCTCGAGCGTGGGCAGTTTGACTACGCGTTGGTGTGA
- the Timm44 gene encoding mitochondrial import inner membrane translocase subunit TIM44 codes for MAAAALRGGWCRCPRRCLGSGVQFLSSHNLPHGSAYQICRPGGELPLSKSYSSGNRKGFLSGLVDNIKQELAKNKEMKESIKKFRDEAKKLEESDALQEARRKYKTIESETVRTSEAIKKKLGELTGTVKESLDEVSKSDLGRKIKEGMEEAAKTAKQSAETVSKGGEKLGKTAAFKALSQGVESVKKEIDQSVLGQTGPYRRPERLRKRTEFSGEKFKEEKVFEPNEEALGVVLHKDSKWYQQWKDFKDNNVVFNRFFEMKMKYDESDNVLIRASRALTDRVTDLLGGLFSKTEMSEVLTEILRVDPAFDKDRFLKQCENDIIPNVLEAMISGELDILKDWCYEATYSQLAHPIQQAKALGLQFHSRVLDIDNIDLAMGKMMEQGPVLIITFQAQLVMVIRNPKGEVVEGDPDKVLRMLYMWALCRDQDELNPYAAWRLLDISASGSEQIL; via the exons atggcggcggcgGCGCTGCGGGGTGGCTGGTGCCGCTGTCCGCGG AGATGCCTTGGCAGTGGAGTCCAGTTTCTTTCCAGCCACAATCTACCCCATGGTTCAGCCTACCAGATATGCCGGCCAGGTGGAGAGCTGCCACTG TCCAAATCATATTCCTCTGGAAACAGAAAGGGTTTTCTGTCTGGCTTGGTAGATAACATCAAACAAGAATTGGCCAAaaacaaagagatgaaagaaagtataaaaaaattccGGGATGAAGCCAAGAAGCTGGAAGAGTCTGATGCGCTCCAGGAAGCCAGAAGGAAATAT AAAACCATCGAGTCGGAGACTGTGCGAACCAGCGAGGCGATAAAAAAGAAGCTGGGGGAGCTGACGGGAACAGTGAAGGAG AGTCTTGACGAAGTCAGCAAGAGTGACCTTGGCCGAAAGATCAAGGAGGGGATGGAAGAAGCTGCCAAGACAGCCAAACAGTCTGCCGAGACTGTGTCCAAGGGAGGGGAGAAGCTGGGCAAGACGGCGGCCTTCAAGGCCCTCTCCCAG GGGGTAGAGTCTGTGAAGAAGGAGATCGACCAGAGTGTTCTGGGGCAGACTGGGCCTTACCGCAGGCCTGAACGGTTGAGGAAAAGGACGGAGTTTTCAGGAGAGAAGTTCAAAGAAGAGAAAGTCTTTGAGCCCAACGA GGAGGCTCTGGGAGTCGTGCTGCACAAGGACTCCAAGTGGTACCAGCAGTGGAAGGACTTCAAAGACAACAACGTGGTATTCAATC GGTTCTTTGAGATGAAGATGAAATATGATGAGAGTGACAACGTGCTCATCCGAGCATCCCGGGCCCTGACCGATAGGGTCACTGACCTGCTGG GAGGCCTGTTCTCCAAGACGGAGATGTCAGAGGTGCTCACTGAGATCCTGCGGGTGGACCCGGCCTTCGACAAGGACCGGTTTCTGAAGCAGTGCGAGAATGACATCATCCCCAACGTCCTGGAG gCCATGATTTCTGGAGAGCTCGACATTCTCAAAGATTGGTGCTATGAAGCT ACCTACAGTCAGCTGGCCCACCCGATCCAGCAGGCCAAGGCCCTGGGCCTCCAGTTCCACTCACGCGTCCTAGACATTGACAACATTGAC CTGGCCATGGGCAAGATGATGGAGCAGGGTCCCGTGCTGATCATCACCTTCCAGGCCCAGCTGGTGATGGTGATCAGAAATCCCAAAGGCGAGGTGGTTGAGGGTGACCCG GACAAGGTGCTGCGCATGCTGTACATGTGGGCCCTCTGCCGAGATCAGGACGAGCTCAACCCCTACGCAGCCTGGCGCCTCCTGGACATCTCTGCCTCCGGCTCAGAGCAGATCCTCTGA